The DNA sequence CCACAAAGGTCCCTTCATCCAGCAGCAAGCCGATCCTCTCCCTTGCAGTAAGCTTCCCTTTCTCATGCTGCTTCTCTATCCTCTCGTCGCCTCCGCCCAGTTCCACCTCCCGGCGCCGGTCGTACAGCTCATTGATTTTTTCATAGATGTCCGTCATGCTTCTTCCAGTCCTTTCTTCTCGCAGAATTCATAGAGTACGCTCCCGGATGACTTTGGATGGATAAACGCCACCTTCGCACCGCCTGCGCCTTTCTTTGCTTCATCATTAATCATTCTGATGCCTTTTTCTTTTATCTCTGCTATTCTTTCATTGATAGAGTCCACACCCAGTGCAATATGGTGGATGCCTTCTCCCCGCTTTTCGATGAATTTTGCTATTGGGCTGCCTTCTCCCAGCGGTTCGAGCAGCTCAAGCTTTGCATTTCCTGCAAGAAGGAATGCCACCCTGACCCGCTCAGATTCGACATCTTCCACACCAAGCAGCTCGAGGCCGAGCACATCTGTATAAAATGGAAGAGCACTGTCAAGCGAGCTGACAGCGATCCCAATATGATCCACTTTGTTAATCATTTATGAACCCCCCGCTTGCATAATACTCTTAATATTCGATAAAAATGTCGAAATTCCTTCAAATATTGAGCGGTTGTTCATTTTGAATTTTCTTAGTAGAATAGAGTAATAATAGATTAGAATGTCAGAAGGAGGGGCTCCTGCTTGTCTAATAAAAAATTCCGCAAGATCATCGTATATTTAATGATTTTTGCCATGCTCGCATCCACCCTTGCTGTTGGAGCAGCCATGTTTTTATAGAAACGAAAAAAAGGATCGCCTTATGGCGGTCCTTTCTAACTATAGATAGATTCAATGAAATTTGAGCTTTACCATGATTTCTTTTGGTAATGAGAATGTTGATTTCCGTTCCAGGCACTTCGCTTTCCGCGGGGCGGCGCTGCAATCACGCAGGAGTCTACGTGCCTTCCACTCCAATCGACAGATTTACAAATTTTTATGGCATTATGTGGCCTATTTAAGGGCATCTGATCCTTTAATACAACAACGAATTCAAAAAGGCCGTCTTAGGAAGCGGATCAGAAAGGTTTCTATTGGGCCCGCTTTTAAGCACGATCTTTTTTATTTGGAGATTTGCCTGCTGCTCTTATTTTAAGTATTTTACTGCTTATAAGGCCACACTGTATTTAGTTCACTGATAGCACCGTACTCTTTACCCAGCTCTTCAAAGCTTTGGCCGGTTGATACAACCAGCACTTTGGTCCCGATGGGGATGAGTTCGAACAGGGACTCGATTGCTTCATTCTGCATGCGGACACAGCCGGAGGAGACATATTTGCCGATGGATCCGGGCTCATTTGTCCCGTGTATCCCATATATCCGCCCGTCCGTCTCCTCAGCATCAAAGCCGATCCATCTCGTTCCGAGAGGATTTTCCGGAGAACCGCCAGGAATGTTTTTTCTTCTGTAATAAGGCTCCTTCGCCTTGACTGTGACAGTAAAAAGCCCCTCCGGCGTCAAATCAGCCGTCTTGCCGGTGGCAGCGCTTATGACCGTCTGGACCCTGTTTTCGTCAACAAGCGCAAGCTCATTTGTCTGTTTATTGATGATGACGAAAGGGTCTCCAGGCAGCGGATTGGGCCCGATCGGCCAGATAGGAGAAAATGAAAAAGAAAGCGCAAGGATCGAAAGCATTTTAAGCATCCATTTCACCAGCCTGTATCATTTTTGAATAGCTTCTGCCTGCATGCCCCCGATTATGCGCTTTTCTCTTTTTTCAATCCTTTAAAAGAGCTTTTAATGACCAAATATTGTTCCATTTCTTTAACAAAATGCAGGAGGGCCGCACGCGCTTCAAACTCCTCCCTTGTTCGTGGGAGGTCGCTCTCTTCGAAAGAAAGCTTCATCCGCAGCAGCTTTTCCAGATACACAATCGCTGTATTGCCGGGATGAATATTGTTTGACAGCTCTTCGATGAAATCAGCGACAATCTCTCCCTGCTCCACAGTAAGGCCGATCGATGTAACGGTCGGCAGCACCCTTTCAATGATTTCAAATTGCTTTTCCCTCATTTTAAAATAATGGTAGTAGGAGTTTTCATTGCGCAGGAAGTGATTTTCAACATCCCTGAAGGCAAGGGTCTTGGCTTCCGAGATCAGCCTCTCTGTACCGGTGATCTCCCTGCCGTCCCAGTCACTTTCATTGGTTCGGAGATAGGTGATGATTTCATCAAATATCCTTTTGAAGTTATCTTCAATCTGAAGCTGATATTTTTCAAGCTTTCTGTCAAGGCTTGGCATATACAGATTCGCCAGCAGTGCCACTCCTATCCCGACAGTTATGATTCCAAGTTCATTCAAAAGCAGGCTGCCAGTAACCTCGCCCGCAGAATAAATATGCAGGGTGATTACACTGCTGGACACCACCCCTTCACTTGCCTTCAGCATCACAGCCGTGGGGATGAAGAATAACAGCAGCAGCCCGATCACAGCCGGATGATATGCAATACCTTCAAAGAATACGGTGGAAAAGACCATAGAAAGCAGACAGGCCAGGAATCTGGCCCAGGAAGCTGTAAGCGACCTTTTTTTTGTCACTTGGATGCATAAAATCGTCAATATGCCTGCAGATACAAAGTTATTAAGCCCAAGCATTTGTGCAATGATAATGGAAACAGCTGTCCCGGCAGCAGTTTTAATCGTTCGGTATCCTATTCTGAATTTCATATCATGCACTCCTATACAAGCAGCCATTCAGCGGAAATGAATACCCCTGAAGGCTGTAAATAAACTTATGTAAAGCCTCCCCGATATGCCGTGGGAAAAGCCGGCCAATTGAAAAAGAAGATGATCTGGGACCATCTTCTTCCTAATTATACGTTTTAAAGCACTTTTTGCAAGAAGTCTCTTGCCCTTGGACTTTTGGGACTCGAGAAAAATTCTTCCGGAGGAGAATCCTCTACAAGAACCCCTCCATCCAGAAAGAGGACCCGGTCTGCCACTTCCTTGGCAAAGCCCATTTCATGGGTCACGATCACCATGGTCATACCGCTGTGGGCAAGGGATTTCATGACGTCCAGCACTTCCTTGACCATTTCGGGATCCAGGGCAGATGTCGGCTCGTCAAACAGCATCATGTCCGGCTGCATAGCCAACGCCCTGGCAATGGCCACCCTCTGCTTTTGTCCCCCTGACAGGCGGTTCGGATATTCATTAGCCTTCTCTGAAAGGCCAACCTTCTGCAAAAGCCCGGTGCCGATTTTTTCAGCTTCCTGCTTGGAAACTCCTTTTACTTTCATCGGGGCATATGTGAGATTCTCCAGCGCTGTCATATGCGGGAACAGGTGGAAGTGCTGAAAAACCATGCCTACTTCCTGCCTCACCTTCATAATATCCGTTTTCCGGCCGGTTACTTCCTCTTTGCCGATGAATATCCTGCCATCCGTTGGCTGCTCAAGCAGATTCAGGCACCGCAGAAATGTTGATTTCCCGGAGCCGGAAGGGCCGATGACCGCCACCACTTCACCGTCCTGGACCGTTGTGCTGATCCCTTTCAGCACCTCCAGGCTGCCGAAATTTTTGTGCAGATTCTCTACCTTAATCACTTCGCCTCATCCTCCTTTCAACCGCTTTGCCGATGATCGTCAATGTGATGACCATTACATAATAAATCAGGCCCGCAATCAGAAGAGGCTCAAAGAAGGAATATTTCTCGGCGCCCACCTGATAGGAACGGCGCATAATATCCATGACTCCTATTGTTGTAACGATCGCTGATTCCTTCGTAAGTGTGATAAATTCATTCATGAGGGCTGGAAGGATGTTTTTCAGTGCTTGCGGGAGGATGATATCCCACATCATCCTTTTATAAGGAATCCCAAGGGCCATTGAAGCTTCCCGCTGCCCTTTGTCCACCGCCAGTATCCCGGCTCTGATGATCTCTGATATATAAGCTGCGGAGTTAAGTCCGAAAGACAGCACTGCTGCTGCATAAGGCTCTATTTGAAAGCCGAGGATCTGGGGAGATCCATAATAGATGAGCATCAGCTGAAGCACGAGCGGCGTTCCTCTAAAGATGGAAGTATACGCATCCGCCAGCCAGCCAAGATACTTTAAAGAGCTTATCTTAAATAATGCAAGAATAATTCCGAGTGCAAAGCCAAGAAGGCCGGCAAGCAGCACAATTTGCAGGGTGACGCCAATCCCTTTTAATATATATGGCATTGATGGGATAAACTGAGCAAAATCCAAATTCATAACCTGTCTCATTCCTCTCTTTCTGAGGCGCATTCAATGGCAGCCTGCTTATCTTCGGCAGCTTGTCCATTCGGTTCGCTAGCCCGGACTGAAAGGCTGTCCATTCCAGCGGATGCAAAATGTCCAGCAGGAATTCCTGCTGAACATCAGCCACAAAATTACTCTTCTCCGCCAAACCATTTCAGTACTAATTCTTCAAGCTCGCCGCTGTCCTTCATTTCCTGAAGGGCTTTGTTGAAATCGTCTGTCAGCTCGCTGTCCTTCGGAAGGGCAATAGCAGATCCAAGCTCCTCTTCATCTTCAATGACAAATCCATTGAGATCTTCATTTGATTCAAAATAGCCTGTTGCTACTGTATCTTCAATGATGGCAGCATCAAAGCGGCCGGTCATCAACTCCTGAACAATCTCAGGGATACGGTTGCGGTTTTCAACTTTGATATCGATCTCTTCAGCAATGTCGTTTGCTTTCCCTTCCTGGATGGATCCCAGCTGGACGCCGACTGTCTTGCCTTTTAGATCCTCAAGCTTTTCGATCCCGCTGTCCTTCTTTGTCACAATCATATGTCTCGCAGTGTAGTAGATATCTGTAAAGTCAATATTCTTTTTGCGTTCTTCAGTCGGAGACATTCCCGCCAATACAATATCTACCTGGCCGGATTTCAGCGCTTGAACGAGCCCGCTGAATTCAATATCCTCAACCTGAACTTTATAGCCAAGCTTTTCTGCCAATGCATTTGCAAGATCAACATCGAAACCGATAATATCATCGCCTTTTGCAGTATCGATGTACTCGAATGGCGGATAATCAGCCGAAGTA is a window from the Bacillus infantis NRRL B-14911 genome containing:
- the mce gene encoding methylmalonyl-CoA epimerase is translated as MINKVDHIGIAVSSLDSALPFYTDVLGLELLGVEDVESERVRVAFLLAGNAKLELLEPLGEGSPIAKFIEKRGEGIHHIALGVDSINERIAEIKEKGIRMINDEAKKGAGGAKVAFIHPKSSGSVLYEFCEKKGLEEA
- the prli42 gene encoding stressosome-associated protein Prli42 — translated: MSNKKFRKIIVYLMIFAMLASTLAVGAAMFL
- a CDS encoding L,D-transpeptidase is translated as MLKMLSILALSFSFSPIWPIGPNPLPGDPFVIINKQTNELALVDENRVQTVISAATGKTADLTPEGLFTVTVKAKEPYYRRKNIPGGSPENPLGTRWIGFDAEETDGRIYGIHGTNEPGSIGKYVSSGCVRMQNEAIESLFELIPIGTKVLVVSTGQSFEELGKEYGAISELNTVWPYKQ
- a CDS encoding aromatic acid exporter family protein, giving the protein MKFRIGYRTIKTAAGTAVSIIIAQMLGLNNFVSAGILTILCIQVTKKRSLTASWARFLACLLSMVFSTVFFEGIAYHPAVIGLLLLFFIPTAVMLKASEGVVSSSVITLHIYSAGEVTGSLLLNELGIITVGIGVALLANLYMPSLDRKLEKYQLQIEDNFKRIFDEIITYLRTNESDWDGREITGTERLISEAKTLAFRDVENHFLRNENSYYHYFKMREKQFEIIERVLPTVTSIGLTVEQGEIVADFIEELSNNIHPGNTAIVYLEKLLRMKLSFEESDLPRTREEFEARAALLHFVKEMEQYLVIKSSFKGLKKEKSA
- a CDS encoding amino acid ABC transporter ATP-binding protein, whose product is MIKVENLHKNFGSLEVLKGISTTVQDGEVVAVIGPSGSGKSTFLRCLNLLEQPTDGRIFIGKEEVTGRKTDIMKVRQEVGMVFQHFHLFPHMTALENLTYAPMKVKGVSKQEAEKIGTGLLQKVGLSEKANEYPNRLSGGQKQRVAIARALAMQPDMMLFDEPTSALDPEMVKEVLDVMKSLAHSGMTMVIVTHEMGFAKEVADRVLFLDGGVLVEDSPPEEFFSSPKSPRARDFLQKVL
- a CDS encoding amino acid ABC transporter permease translates to MNLDFAQFIPSMPYILKGIGVTLQIVLLAGLLGFALGIILALFKISSLKYLGWLADAYTSIFRGTPLVLQLMLIYYGSPQILGFQIEPYAAAVLSFGLNSAAYISEIIRAGILAVDKGQREASMALGIPYKRMMWDIILPQALKNILPALMNEFITLTKESAIVTTIGVMDIMRRSYQVGAEKYSFFEPLLIAGLIYYVMVITLTIIGKAVERRMRRSD
- a CDS encoding transporter substrate-binding domain-containing protein — translated: MKKSMLLFLVSILAAGILAACGASEQPASSGGEAGDSGSDDEKVLIMGTSADYPPFEYIDTAKGDDIIGFDVDLANALAEKLGYKVQVEDIEFSGLVQALKSGQVDIVLAGMSPTEERKKNIDFTDIYYTARHMIVTKKDSGIEKLEDLKGKTVGVQLGSIQEGKANDIAEEIDIKVENRNRIPEIVQELMTGRFDAAIIEDTVATGYFESNEDLNGFVIEDEEELGSAIALPKDSELTDDFNKALQEMKDSGELEELVLKWFGGEE